The genomic DNA GGCGCAGCCGATGCAGCCCCAAGCAGCATGGAGGACATCACCACCGCTGCGGAAACAGCAGATATGTACTTTTTAAAAGAATTCAGCATTCCATCACTCCTTATCACAAATGAAAGCCCTTCGTACCTTCAGGTACAGGGCTCTCTCTATTTTACCATCTTCTGTTAGAAGGGTTAACCCGTTTCTTCGCGAAATTCGGATGGCGTGCGTCCCGTCGCTTTCTTGAACACCTGCGTGAAATATTTCGCGTCCTGGTATCCGACCAGCGGTGCAATCTGATACACCTTGACGCTTGTATTCTTCAGTATATACTTGGCCTTCTCCATCCGGCACTGGGTCAGATATTCAAGGAAGGTATAGCCGGACATTTGCTTGAACAGCGTGCAGAAATGGCTGATGCTCAGGTCCACCACTTCTGCAACCTCTTCCATGCTCAGATCCTTGTGATAATGGTTCGTAATATAAGCCTTCGCCTTTTCGATCAGCGAATGACCGTCCTCCTTCACCTGACTGCGGAGGCTCTCATTCATCTGCCGCGCGAAGGCTCTTTTCAACATTCCGATCAGTTCATTCAGATTTCCCGCTTCATGCAGATCCTGAATCAGGCCATCCAGCGGCCATTCGGCAAGCAGGTTCGCATATTCCAGATGCCTGTAGAGGACAACCGCAATTTCCACAAGCAGCCGCTCCGCCGCCTCCTTGGCAAAAGCATGCTGCTCAATATACAACTTCAGCTCATCAAAAAGCGAAGCCATCCGCTGCGAATCCAGCGTTCGGACACTTTCCATAAGCGCGGCTTCCAGATGTTTGGGGTATTTCATTTCTGCAGGCTGCGGTTCATTTCCCATATCACCCTGGTCGATGAATACCCCTTCCTGCTCGGAATAAAAGCGTTGATAAAGTGCTCGTGTAGCACTCTGATACGCCATGCTCAGCTGCCCGATCCCTTTGCTGCTGCGGCTGATACCCACAGAGCAGCTCAGCTTGGAATACCTTTTGATCTGGTAGATCAGATCGTTGCCAAGCTTAGCTTTTTCCGGCTTAAGATTTTTTGGCAAAAGGATAATCCATTCGCCGCTGTGAAAAGGGAACACCGTCAATCCACCATGCTGCAGGGACCATTCCTCCAAAATATTGCGGATGGCAAATAGCCATAGACGCTTCTCATCCATGAGCCACTGCTCATTCAGGCGCAGAAAATGGTCCAGCTGCACGACGGCCATAAAATATTCCTGCTCCAGTTCACTATTCTCCATCCACTGCATATACGTGAGCGGCCGGTCATTGCCTTCAATCCACTCCGAAAACATTCGCTCCCGCGCCATTACCGACAACACATGCACGGAATGAAGCAGCTTGTCGTTCTCGGTCTGGGCATCCAGATGCGCAGCAGCCCGCTGGAGCATGCCGGTCAGTTCATCGTGATCAATGGGCTTCAGCATATAATCGAAGGCTCCCTGCCGAAGTGCCTCACGCGCATACTCAAACTCACCGTAGCCGCTGATGACGATAAAGACCCGTTTCGGATTGCCTGTCAGTACTTCCTTCATCAGCGCAATGCCATCCATCCCGGGCATACGGATATCGCTGATAACCATATCCGGTGAGTGCTCACCGATGAGCTTCAGCGCACCTTCCCCGTTTCTGGCAGTTCCGGCGACTTCTAGTCCCAGCCCCTCCCAGTCGATGGCAGCCTGTAGGCTGCGCAGGATCATCGGCTCGTCATCCACGAGAATGACTTTATATTTGGCTGATACTCCCATCTTCTTACCCCCTGTTCATTTCACGGTGGAGCTGCGCCGCAGGTTCCAGTATTGTTTCAGGGCATCGTCCATTCTATCAAGCGCATCCTTGGCCGTGATTTGACGATTTATCATTTCTTCAACAACGGCCAGAAACGATCTCTTCACTTCAGGCGACAATATATTGTCATACGGCACAAAGGTCTGCGGATTCTGTTCCATAAGGCCAGTAACCTGTGTAAAAATCGGACCTGTCTTCTCTGCGTCGAAATGGATCCTCATCGATGGAATTCGAAGACCTTCATAAACGATCTGCTTCTGCACGTCCTTGGAATAAAAGACCTGCATCAGCTCAAATGCTGCCTTCTTCTGCGCCTCGGTCAAATTAGATGAGAGCCCGATCCCGAAGGTATATCCCCCGGCAATAGCTCTCTCTCCACCTGGATACAGGGCCGGAAATGGAATGACCCCCACCTCATTTTGAAAATCAGAAGGAGCCTTCTCATTGTGAAACAATGTGATGTCCCAGTTCCCGTTCAAATACATCGCAGCCTTTCCGTGCGTGAACAGGTCGATAGCCTCTTCTGTAGATAGGTCATTGGGAGATGGGCCGAAGGCTCCTTCTCTGCCCCATTCCTCAAGCTGCTGAAATGCCTTTAAATACCCGCTGTTCTGGAAGGCTGCCCCGCTCTTCCCCTGAACGATATCATCAATCGTCTGCGGATTGCTGTAACGGTCCATCAGATAATGGGCGAATACTGCAGCAGGCCAGCGATCCTCATTACCGAGCGCAAACGGAGTATATCCATTCTTCTTCAGCACCTCTACCGCCTCATTCAGCTGGCCGATCGTTTCGGGGAGTGCCAGCCCCAGCTTATTGAAGATACTCGTATTCACGTAAAGCGGCTCGGCGTTGCCTTCAATCGGCAGACCATAAATCCGGTTGTTAAAGGTCCATAGCTGCAGGTCCTTGAATTCCTTCTCCAGATGGTTGCTCTTCACAAAATCCGTCAGATCCATCAGACGATTCGAACGGATATATGGCTCGATCTCAGCCCCGCCAAACAGTACGAACATATCCGGTGGTGTACCGGTTACCATTTCGCTCTTCAGCTTCTGCTCCCGGTGAATCGTCTGGTCCATCCCCTCAAAATTGACCTTCACATTGGGATGGGAGCTCTCGTACTGACGGACGATATCCTCGAAAATATTCAGCATAGGCCGATCATGCTCCGTTATCCAGAAATGGCGGAAGGTGAGCGTGATTTTCTCGGTCGTATCCTCTTCAATCGCATTATGGTTGCCCCTTGCCACCAGCGTGACGGTGACGGTTAATACCGCGGCATACAGCAGAGCCCAGCTCCAGTTCAGCCATTTTTTCATACGTAATTTCCTCACGGCCTATTCCCCCTTCTCACTCGGCTGGTCAATTCATGGCATAATTTTGGGCAGCCTGATACGGACGGTTGACCCAAAGCCTGGAGAGGAGCATATGAAAATGCCGTAGCGGCCGCCAAACCGGATGCGGAGGCGTTCATGCACATTTTTCAATCCCACGCCGCTGTCGCGGTACTTCTTCACGCCGTTTGCGTTCCCGTCTCCCAGTTGCAGAAGCGTTGTCTGATCGAATCCCGGACCGTTGTCGGTCACATCGATGATGATGTCACTGCCGGCATCCTGCGCCACAATTCGGATATAACCCTTTTCCTCCATCGGTTCGATCGCATGGTACAGGGCATTTTCAACGATCGGCTGGACAATCAGCTTTTGCGTCATGAAGCTTTTCAGGGATTCAGGCAGGTCGATCTCGTATTCGAAGCGGTCCTCGAAACGGTATTTTTGTATATTCATATAATGGCGGACATGCTCGAGTTCCATATTCATAGTAATAAGCTCATGATTCTCACTGATGCTGATCCGCAGCAGCTTGCCTAGGGAGATGACCATTTTACTGATATCCCGGTTGCCAGCCAGCACGGCCATGGAATTGATGGATTCCAGCGAATTGTATATAAAATGCGGGTTGATCTGGGCGACCAGCGCCTGCATCTCGGCTTCCTTTTTACGTGTTTGTTCCGTCTCCACCTGCTGGATAAGCTCTTGAATCTGCTGACTCATACGGTTGAAGCCGTCGATCAGCAGGTCTGTTTCGTCAAAGCGCTCAACATGTGACTGGATCGGCACGAAGATCCCCTGCTTTACCCGCTTCATGCCGTTTACCGCGCTGATAATGCTGCGTACAAGCCTCCGGATAAAAAACTGGTCGAACCATAAGGCCGACAGCAGTGAGAACAGCACCAGAATCACGGCAATGTTCCGGATTGATACGGATTCAGAGCGGATCAGCTTGAGCGGGGTGACGGCGACCAGATACCACTGATCATTATGTGATGGAAGAAAGGTAATCAGTGACTTTTCATGCTGATAGCTGTCTACATAGTAATCCTTCTCTTGATGGAAGCCATCCGATAAAAAGGGGAAATTCACCTTCTCACCAATATGTCCGCCGGATTTATTGAATACGATGCTGCCCTGTTTATTGACGAGCAGTATATCACCACTCTTCAGCGTGGCGGATTCCCAGAATACCTGATCCAGAATATCAGGCTTCACGTAGATGACGAGGTAGCCGATATCCTCCAGCGAATAATAATCCTTGATGATGCGGGCATGAATCATGACCGGCTTGCCAGTCTCGGCAGAGCCATTCTCCCCCGGACCAGACCATACCGGCCTGCCTTCTGCCTTTTGCATGTCGTCAAACCAGACCTGATGCTTCATATCGGTGTAAGACAAAGGAGCATTGTATTGATAGATGAGATTGGTTTTCGAATAGAGACTGAATGAAGTAATCATCGGATGATTGATAAGCAAATTATTAATTTCCTGCTTGCGGTCATAAGTCATGATGGAGTCTTGATTTTTTAATGCCTGCTGGATCGCCGGCTGCGTGATCGCCGCATTGGAAATCGAGTTAATCTCATTCAGCGCAAACTTCAGCTTCCGGTCCGTCTCCAGTAGAGATATCCAGTAAAAGTTATTCGACTTCTTCTCCATCGCGCTCGAAAAATTATAATAAGAGACCACTCCCATTACGATAACGGGTATAAACACAAGAAGAATAATAGCAAGCAAGATTTTACGGCGGAGCTTCATCGCATGTCCTCCTGCGCCCTGATCTGTGACTTTACTCTATTATTCTTCATGATGTTTATAATTCCTTGCATGAAATAGATGGAACGAAAGAATAAGAAGCAGCTCAACTTTTGATCGCACCAGAGGTCAGACCGGCAATGACCCAGCGGCTGAACAGCAGGAATACGACGAGCAGCGGCAGTGTGGCTGTGAAGGTTGCGGACATAATCATGCCGTAGTCCAGACCGTCGCGGTTGGAAAATAGCTGCTGCAGCGCAATTTGAATCGTGAAGTGCTCGCTGTTCTTCAGCACCACCAAAGGCCAGAAGAAGTCATTCCACACATTCATGAAATTCAGGATGCCCAGCGTCGCCATTGCCGGTGTAATGACTGGAATAGCGATATTCCAGAAAATCCGGAAATGCCCGCCACCGTCAATCCTTCCGGATTCAATCAGCTCCGAGTGCACCGCCGTGGACACATATTGTCTCATCCAAAAGATACCGAAGGCATTCACCATCGCTGGCACGATCAATGCCCGGTAAGTGTCGATCCAGTGCAGCTTCGCCATAATGATATACGTTGGCAGCACGCTCAGCTGGGAAGGTACAAACAATGTCGCGATGACAAAGTAAAATAAAGCCGTTTTAAACGGAAACTCATATTTAGCAAAAGCGTAACCCGCTAGCGTACAGAAGAAAACTACGGAAATCGTCACCATGGACGACACGAACAGGGAGTTAAACAGTGCCCTGAAGAAATCCGTCCGCTCCAGTACGCGCTGAAAGTTATTGAAGAACTCGCCGCCAATCGTCAGCAAAGGCGGAATATGGAATACGGCGCCGCGGTCATTCGTCGCAATGACAAACATCCAGTAGAACGGGAATATGGATGCCAGCGCTCCGATAATAAGCAGGATATAGAATACTGTTTTGCTGATAAACCCGGCATCGCCAGGTGCTCTGGAGGAGCCAGCCCAAGAATTCGAACTCATGCCTTGCCACCTCCTGTGTCGCCTTCCATACGGCCCGATACCCACATATTGATCATGGAGAAAATGATGGTGATGATAAACAGCATCACGGCCGTAGCCGCTGCTGTACCGAAGAAGCCATTGCGGAATGCTTCACTGTACAGATAGGTTACCATGGTAATGCCTTCCTGACGTGTGGAGCCTGTTCCCGATTGTCCAAGATACACATAAGGCTCCGTAAAGAGCTGCAGTGAACCGATGGTCGAGATCAATGTTACGAAAACGATGAACGGCTTCAGGAGCGGCAGCGTGATAAAGGCCAGCTGCTGACGCCGGTTTGCGCCGTCGATGCGTGCCGCCTCATACAAGTCCAAAGGTATGCTTTGAAGACCGGATAAGAAGATAATGGCGTTGTAGCCCGTCCAGCGCCACATCACCATGGTGGAGATAGCGATCTTAACGCCCCACCAGCCGGAGTTAAAGGCCATGCTCTCCATTCCAAACTGATGCAGCAGCCAGTTGACCATGCCGTTATTGCCGAACAGCGTACTGAACACGAGGGTAACAGCCACAATCGAAGTAATATTGGGCATGAAAAAGAGGACCCGGAACGTTTTCTTGAAACGGGTCATGGCTGAATTCAGCATGACGGCCAGCAACAGCGCGATGATCAGCTGCGGGATTGTTCCCATGACGCCCATAATGAGCGTGTTCGTGAATGAAGTCCAAAACATCGGGTCACTGGTGACCAGATCATAGTTTTTCATACCGACATATTTCATCGGTCCAAGCGCATCCCACTTGAAAAAGGATAAGTAAATCGTAAAAAAGATCGGGTACAAGCCAAAGATGGCAAACAAAATAAAAAAGGGCGATATAAACGTGTAGGCCGTTAACCGGCTCCGCCTTTGTTCAGTCCAGAAAGGCCGCTTGCCTGCTGAAACGGTTTGTACAGCGGTTACGGGTTCTGCCATGACGCACCTCCATGAAGTATAGGGAATAATCCGAATCCGCCGGAGAGGGCGGCTGCCCTCCAACCTGCGGATTCGGGATGATACTGGCTTACCACTCATCTCACGTTAGATGTATCCTTATTAACTACGCGCTGCGAGCGTCTTCGCCTTCTCAACGGCCGCGTCCCATTCCTTCGCCGGGTCTGCCTTTTTCTCGAGAACGTTCTTGAGCGCATCCTTGAAGAAGGTGTCAACTTGGTCATGCAGCGGGCCATAGTATACAGGTTTTACGCGTTGTGCAGCTTTACCATATTCAACAGCCGTTGCCTGGCCGCCAAAGAAATCATCTTTAAAGCCTGTGAAGGCTTCATCCGTATACAGAGCAGGAATGGAAGGCATCAGACCTTTTGTCTTAAATGATTCAAGCTGATTCTCCTTGTCGTCCAGCCAGGAAATGAATTCGTAGGCTTCCTTCGAATGCTTACCCTGCTTCGGCAGCGTCAGGAACGAACCGCCCCAGTTGCCAGCACCTTCAGGAAGCTGGGTAATTCTCCATTTGCCTGAGGAGTCCGGACCGTTGCTCTTGATGTTGCCTGCCATCCATGCCGGGCCGAGCATAACGTCGAATCCACCGTCATTCGTTGCTTGGCCCCATTCAGGAGACCATAGCAGCGTGTTGCCGATCCAGCCTTCCTGGATTCCTTTGACCGTAAAGTCAAATGCTTTCTTCACCTGCGGGTTTTTATCGCCGATGAAGGAGCCGTCCTCTTTGCTGAAGTAGATTTCACCTTCGGATTGGTCGCGGATACCGTTATAGACCAGATCGGTCAGGTCAGCAAACGGTTTGCCTGTCTTGTCCTTGAACTGCTTCGCCACAGCGGCGAATTTATCCCATGTATCGATTTCTTTGCCAAACGCATCCGGTTCGGTTGGAAGTCCGGCTTTCTCAGCGAGATCCGTGCGGTAGTATACAACGGTCGGACCAATATCTGTCGGAAGACCGATCTGGAAGCTGCCGTCCTTGGAAGAACCCTGTTTCCATTTCCAGTCCAGATAGTTGCCGGCAATATCTTTAGCCCCTAAATCATTCAGGTTATAAAATTTATCCTCGGCGCCGATAAAGCGCTCCATGAAGCCGATTTCAAGCATGAAGATGTCAGGCGCACCCGAGCCTGCGGACAGCGCAGTAGTCAGATTGTTATGGTGAGCGGTCTGGTCGGAGGTATTTTGAAATTTAATCGTTACATTTGGATGCTCTTTGGTGTATTCTTTGCCAAGCTCCTCATAGTTGGTTGTGCCAAGCGACCAGAAGCTCAGCTCCACCTTTTCGCCGGAATCCTTCTTTGTATCTTCGGTTTGCGTGGTTGTATTATCTGTCGTCTTCTCAGGAGTCTGGGTGTCCTGCGTACTGCTCTTTCCTCCACATGCGGCGAGTGATGCCGTCAGCATCAGCGATAGCAGCAGCATTGGCCATTTCTTACCTCGTTTCATTGCTCTTTACCCCTCTCGAAAATAGGTTTGACGTTTACAAGATTTAGTCTACCGGAGAGGGCAGCAAATTTTGAGGAGACAATATTTCGATTTAAGGTTGAAATTATTACGGCACTAAAAAAAGCCTTCATGAAATCGCATCACTTGCGCTTCATAAAGGCTTTGCTTATTTAGATTACATTTTTATTCATCTGTTGGTTTGGACTCCGTGCCCGCGTGCTTTGTTTTGTCCAGATAGCGGTCATAACGGTCATCCAGCTCGCGTGCCATGCTGCGGTATTTCCATGTTTCTTCCACAATCGGATCCAATTGGGTCTGAATCCGCACTTCATATCGGGGTGAGATGAGCTCCCGCTCCTGATCCTTGCGGTTTTGCAGATCTTCCATCTCGCCTTCGGTTAGCATCTCACTGAGCTGTCGCTCCAAGTCGTGATTTTCACTCATTGCCAGACACTCCTTTGCGATTGAACAGCGCCCGTGGGCGCCGTGCGATATGTTTACCCTGTGTTATGCGGATTGAAACGGTACCATACAAATGTACGATTCCGTTACTTTTCTTCAAGTCCGGTGGCAGCAGCCTCTTTCAAAGCCTGCACCAGCTCTGCATGTACAGCTCCGTTTGTTGCGGCAATATGACGTACACCGAGGGAATATGGGCTGCCTATCGTATCGGTGATTTGTCCGCCGGATTCCGTTACCATCAGCGCTCCTGCGGCGATATCCCAGGAATTAAGTCCGATTTCCCAGAAACCAGTCAACCGGCCTGCGGCCACGTATGCCAGATGCAGCGCTGCCGAGCCCCCCGAACGGATATTGCGAACCTTGGGTGCCAGATGTGCAAGACCAGCCATATTAACCGGAAGCGTCGTGTCGCGCCCCACCGGGAAACCGGTAGCTAACAAACTTTGGCTCAGTTCAGTCTCACTGGATACATTCATGCGTTTGCCATGAACATAGGCTCCTTTTCCCTTCTCGGCTACAAACATCTCATCTCGTGAAGGGTCATAGATCACGCCGACAATGATCTCACCCTTATGTGCAAGTGCAATAGAAACGGAAAAGAACGGGAAACCATGCACAAAATTGGTGGTTCCATCAACGGGATCTACAATCCACAAATACTCTTCATCCGCAACTTTCTCAAGCGCTTGGGCGGAAGCTTCCGGTCCAGGCTCC from Paenibacillus sp. J23TS9 includes the following:
- a CDS encoding inositol monophosphatase family protein, which codes for MNQEDKTPYVVTSKSYTAVAINAASKAGEWIKSRLGTVTQLNTKSAVSDLVTEVDKGAEQMIRKLIFTHFPDHALLGEEGVEPGPEASAQALEKVADEEYLWIVDPVDGTTNFVHGFPFFSVSIALAHKGEIIVGVIYDPSRDEMFVAEKGKGAYVHGKRMNVSSETELSQSLLATGFPVGRDTTLPVNMAGLAHLAPKVRNIRSGGSAALHLAYVAAGRLTGFWEIGLNSWDIAAGALMVTESGGQITDTIGSPYSLGVRHIAATNGAVHAELVQALKEAAATGLEEK
- a CDS encoding ABC transporter substrate-binding protein, coding for MKKWLNWSWALLYAAVLTVTVTLVARGNHNAIEEDTTEKITLTFRHFWITEHDRPMLNIFEDIVRQYESSHPNVKVNFEGMDQTIHREQKLKSEMVTGTPPDMFVLFGGAEIEPYIRSNRLMDLTDFVKSNHLEKEFKDLQLWTFNNRIYGLPIEGNAEPLYVNTSIFNKLGLALPETIGQLNEAVEVLKKNGYTPFALGNEDRWPAAVFAHYLMDRYSNPQTIDDIVQGKSGAAFQNSGYLKAFQQLEEWGREGAFGPSPNDLSTEEAIDLFTHGKAAMYLNGNWDITLFHNEKAPSDFQNEVGVIPFPALYPGGERAIAGGYTFGIGLSSNLTEAQKKAAFELMQVFYSKDVQKQIVYEGLRIPSMRIHFDAEKTGPIFTQVTGLMEQNPQTFVPYDNILSPEVKRSFLAVVEEMINRQITAKDALDRMDDALKQYWNLRRSSTVK
- a CDS encoding carbohydrate ABC transporter permease, with amino-acid sequence MAEPVTAVQTVSAGKRPFWTEQRRSRLTAYTFISPFFILFAIFGLYPIFFTIYLSFFKWDALGPMKYVGMKNYDLVTSDPMFWTSFTNTLIMGVMGTIPQLIIALLLAVMLNSAMTRFKKTFRVLFFMPNITSIVAVTLVFSTLFGNNGMVNWLLHQFGMESMAFNSGWWGVKIAISTMVMWRWTGYNAIIFLSGLQSIPLDLYEAARIDGANRRQQLAFITLPLLKPFIVFVTLISTIGSLQLFTEPYVYLGQSGTGSTRQEGITMVTYLYSEAFRNGFFGTAAATAVMLFIITIIFSMINMWVSGRMEGDTGGGKA
- a CDS encoding sensor histidine kinase yields the protein MKLRRKILLAIILLVFIPVIVMGVVSYYNFSSAMEKKSNNFYWISLLETDRKLKFALNEINSISNAAITQPAIQQALKNQDSIMTYDRKQEINNLLINHPMITSFSLYSKTNLIYQYNAPLSYTDMKHQVWFDDMQKAEGRPVWSGPGENGSAETGKPVMIHARIIKDYYSLEDIGYLVIYVKPDILDQVFWESATLKSGDILLVNKQGSIVFNKSGGHIGEKVNFPFLSDGFHQEKDYYVDSYQHEKSLITFLPSHNDQWYLVAVTPLKLIRSESVSIRNIAVILVLFSLLSALWFDQFFIRRLVRSIISAVNGMKRVKQGIFVPIQSHVERFDETDLLIDGFNRMSQQIQELIQQVETEQTRKKEAEMQALVAQINPHFIYNSLESINSMAVLAGNRDISKMVISLGKLLRISISENHELITMNMELEHVRHYMNIQKYRFEDRFEYEIDLPESLKSFMTQKLIVQPIVENALYHAIEPMEEKGYIRIVAQDAGSDIIIDVTDNGPGFDQTTLLQLGDGNANGVKKYRDSGVGLKNVHERLRIRFGGRYGIFICSSPGFGSTVRIRLPKIMP
- a CDS encoding carbohydrate ABC transporter permease; the protein is MSSNSWAGSSRAPGDAGFISKTVFYILLIIGALASIFPFYWMFVIATNDRGAVFHIPPLLTIGGEFFNNFQRVLERTDFFRALFNSLFVSSMVTISVVFFCTLAGYAFAKYEFPFKTALFYFVIATLFVPSQLSVLPTYIIMAKLHWIDTYRALIVPAMVNAFGIFWMRQYVSTAVHSELIESGRIDGGGHFRIFWNIAIPVITPAMATLGILNFMNVWNDFFWPLVVLKNSEHFTIQIALQQLFSNRDGLDYGMIMSATFTATLPLLVVFLLFSRWVIAGLTSGAIKS
- a CDS encoding response regulator; translation: MGVSAKYKVILVDDEPMILRSLQAAIDWEGLGLEVAGTARNGEGALKLIGEHSPDMVISDIRMPGMDGIALMKEVLTGNPKRVFIVISGYGEFEYAREALRQGAFDYMLKPIDHDELTGMLQRAAAHLDAQTENDKLLHSVHVLSVMARERMFSEWIEGNDRPLTYMQWMENSELEQEYFMAVVQLDHFLRLNEQWLMDEKRLWLFAIRNILEEWSLQHGGLTVFPFHSGEWIILLPKNLKPEKAKLGNDLIYQIKRYSKLSCSVGISRSSKGIGQLSMAYQSATRALYQRFYSEQEGVFIDQGDMGNEPQPAEMKYPKHLEAALMESVRTLDSQRMASLFDELKLYIEQHAFAKEAAERLLVEIAVVLYRHLEYANLLAEWPLDGLIQDLHEAGNLNELIGMLKRAFARQMNESLRSQVKEDGHSLIEKAKAYITNHYHKDLSMEEVAEVVDLSISHFCTLFKQMSGYTFLEYLTQCRMEKAKYILKNTSVKVYQIAPLVGYQDAKYFTQVFKKATGRTPSEFREETG
- a CDS encoding ABC transporter substrate-binding protein; the protein is MKRGKKWPMLLLSLMLTASLAACGGKSSTQDTQTPEKTTDNTTTQTEDTKKDSGEKVELSFWSLGTTNYEELGKEYTKEHPNVTIKFQNTSDQTAHHNNLTTALSAGSGAPDIFMLEIGFMERFIGAEDKFYNLNDLGAKDIAGNYLDWKWKQGSSKDGSFQIGLPTDIGPTVVYYRTDLAEKAGLPTEPDAFGKEIDTWDKFAAVAKQFKDKTGKPFADLTDLVYNGIRDQSEGEIYFSKEDGSFIGDKNPQVKKAFDFTVKGIQEGWIGNTLLWSPEWGQATNDGGFDVMLGPAWMAGNIKSNGPDSSGKWRITQLPEGAGNWGGSFLTLPKQGKHSKEAYEFISWLDDKENQLESFKTKGLMPSIPALYTDEAFTGFKDDFFGGQATAVEYGKAAQRVKPVYYGPLHDQVDTFFKDALKNVLEKKADPAKEWDAAVEKAKTLAARS